In Microbacterium sp. No. 7, the genomic window GCCGCTGAGCCAGTCGAGCACGGCCCACTGCTTGGCCTGCACGATGGGGTGCTGCAGGGCGAGGAGCGTCACGTTCGACCCGATCCGGATGCGCGAGGTCGCGCCCGCGAGGAAGCCGAGCGCGGTCGTCGCGTGCATGTAGTGGCTGCCGGACGCCTCGACGTGCGATGCCGGGATCGTCAGGTGCTCGCCCACGGTGATCCTGTGGAACCCGAGCGCCTCCGCCTGACGCGCGGCCACCACGATCTGGTCGGGGCCGACGCCGAGCTCCCACGGCTGCGCGAGGGCGCGGACGCGGGTGTTGTTGGGCATGGTCAGCGAGAATCTCACGGGCGTCCCGTCACTCCTCTCGCGGCGGGCGGGTCGCGAAGAGCGCCGTCTGCCCGAACAGCTCCGCGGCGAATCCCGCGCGCACGCTCCCCGACTCGCTCGTCTCGGCCGTCTGCTTGATCATCGCGAGGGCCTCGGGACGGCCGTGGGCGATGCGCTCGCACAGGGCGAGGGTGCGGTCGTCGAGCTCCGCGGGCTCGACGAGGATGTCGACGAGCCCCCAGTCGAGGGCCTGAGCGGCGGTGATGCGGTCGCCCGTCATCGCGAGGTACTTCGCGCGCGATGAGCCGGCGAGCTTGGTCGTGAGCGTGACGCCGCCGGTGTCGGGCATGATGCCGTGGCGGATCTCGGGGAGGGCCATCACGGCGGTGCTGTCGGCGACGCGGATGTCGGCGGTGAGGGCGGTCTCGAACGCGCCGCCGAGGACGTAGCCCTTGAGCGCCGCGACGATCGGCTTGGGGCTCTCCAGGCGCGTGAGCGCGCGCTGCTGCGCGCGGCGCACGAACGCGAAGTCGGAGTCGCCCGGGTCCCGCCGGCCGAGCTCGCTCGTGTCGCGACCCGACGAGAACGACCGGCCCTCGCCGCGCAGCAGGACGACCCGGACCTCGTCGTCGCCGAGGGCGGTGAGGAACAGCTCCCACCAGCGGCGCACGAGCGCGTTGTTCGTGGCGTTGTGCTTCTCGGGGCGGTTGAACGAGAGGATCGCGACGCCGTTGCGGCGGTCGAGGAGGGCGAGGTCGTCGTCGGTCATCCCTCGCCCGCCTTCATCTGCGCGATCTGCTCGTCGACGCTGACGAACTCGGGCATCCGCAGGCCGCGGCGCAGCCAGTTGCCGCCGTCGACGACGAGCGTGTGCCCCGTGACGTAGCGCAGGTAGGGGCTGCACAGCAGCGCGGCGGCCCAGCCGAGCTCGCGCACCTCGCCGGTGCGGCCCGCGGGGATGCGCCCGCCCTCCGCGGCGTACCCGTCGGGTCGGGCGCTGCGCATGGCGGAGACGTGGTCGGAGTGCGGGAACAGGCCGGGTGCGATCGCGTTGACCTGGATGCCCCACGGCGCCCATTCGACGGCGAGGGACTGCGTGAGGTTGACGACGCCGGCCTTCGCGGCGGCCGAGGCCGCCGTGCCGGGGCCGCCGGTCCAGGCGTAGGTGGCCGCGATGCTCACGATCGAGCCGTCCTGCTCCCTGTCGATGAGGCGCCGCGCGAACTCGCGCGAGCAGAAGTACGTGCCGTCGAGCACGATCGACGTCACGGCGCGCCAGCCGCCGGGCGAGAGCTCGCGGGCCAGCGCCGGGAAGTTGCCGGCGGCGTTGTTCACGAGCACCGAGACGGTGCCGAGCTCGGCCTCGACGGCGTCGAAGGCCGCGGCGATCGCATCGGGCTCGCGCACGTCGACCTCGATCCCGAGGGCGCGCCCGCCCGCCTCCTCGACGGCGCGCACGCCGGCCGCGCGGTGGCCGGGGTCGCGGCCGGCGACCGCGACGGCGGCGCCCAGGCGGCCGAACTCGGTGGCGATCGCCTTGCCGATCCCCGTTCCGCCGCCCGTGACGAGCACCGTCCTCCCGTCGAAGGAGCCCGGTGGCAGAGGGGTGGCGCCCAGGGGCGGGGGAGCGGCGAGCCCGGTCATGATCGTCCTCGTTCCATCCGTGGCACAATATGTAACTAATATAGCCATATCGCCACATCGAATCGCGTGGCGGAACGAGGACGGTGAGGAGGCAGCGGTGTCTGAGAACGGTGACGACGAGAGCGCGGTGGCGCGGATCGAGCAGGATCTCGGGAAGCTCTACGCGCTTGACCCCGGGCTGCTCGCCGACCCCTATCCGCTGTACCGGCGGATGCGCGAGCACGCTCCCGTGCTGCGCGTGGGGCCCATGGTGTCGGTCTCGCGCTACGACGACATCAAGAACGTGCTCCGCGACACCGAGACCTTCACCTCGCAGCGTGCGCAGGGCTCGCAGGTCGAGGCTCGGCTCGCCACGCTGCAGGGCGAGCAGATCCCGAAGTACCGGCGCATCCTCGAGCACGACTCGCGCCAGCTGCCGCTCATGGACGACCCCGCGCACGCACGGCTGCGCCGGTTCGTGGCGGAGACGTTCTCGGCCAAGCGCATCGCCGAGCTGCGCGAGACGATCTTCGACTTCGCGTACGAGCTGCTCGACGAGATCGACGCACGCGGCGACGACGAGTTCGACCTCATCGGCGACTACTCGTTCTATGTGCCGTTCCGCGCGATCTGCCACATCCTCAACGTGCCCCGCGAGGATGCCCCGCGGCTGCGCGCGTGGGGGGCGACGATCACGCAGGGCATCAGCTCGGCGTACGCCAACACCGACGAGGCCTACGACGCGCTCGTCTCGTTCTCGGAGTACGTGCAGCAGCTGATCGACCACGCCCGCGCGCACCCGGGCGGCACCGACCTCATCTCGGAGCTTGTGAACGCGCAGGACGACGACGGCGTCTACCTGACCGACACCGAGCTCGTGGCGATCTTCGTCCAGATGCTCGTGAGCGGCAACACGAACACGCTCATCGCCAACGCCCTCGTCGCCCTGGAGGAGTATCCCGAGCAGCGCCAGGCGCTGCTCGAGGACCCGACGCTCATCCGTCCCGCCATCGAGGAGTTCATCCGCTACCGCTCCTCGATCCAGGCGATCCACCGCGTCGCGACGACCGACACCGAGATCGCCGGCTTCCCCGTGCGCGAGAACGAGACGGTGCGCCTGCTGCTCGCCTCGGGCAACCACGACTCGGACAAGTTCGAGAACGGCGAGGTCATGGACATCCGCCGCAAGAACGCGCGCCAGCACATCGGCATCGGGTTCGGCGTGCACACGTGCCTCGGTCAGTGGCTCTTCCGGCTCGACGCCGAGGCGGCGCTCGCCGCGCTCTTCGAGCGGCACCCTGACGTCCGCATCTCGGGCGAGGTCGTCAACCGCGCCACGTTCGTGCAATGGGGCCCCGAGCGGCTCCTCGTCTCGACGAGGTGAGCGGCCGGGAGATGAGTGGTCGTCGAGCGAACGAGGGAGCCGAACAGTGCCACGCGTGACATACATCCAGCCCGACGGCGCGTCGTCGGAGGTCGAGGCCTCCCGCGGGGACAGCGTGATGTCCGCGGCGATCGCCGCCGGCGTCCCGGGCATCGTCGCCGACTGCCGCGGCGGCCTCACGTGCGCGACGTGCCACGTCTTCGTCGACGAGGAGTGGCTCGAGCGCGTAGGCGAGAAGGAGCCCGAGGAGGAGGAGATGCTCGAGCTCACGGCCGTGCCGGCCACGGAGTGCAGCCGCCTCTCGTGCCAGATCGTGCTCGTCGACGAGCTCGACGGGCTCGTGGTCACGGTGCCGGAGGAGCAGGAATGAGCGAGCGACACGCCGACGTGCTGATCGTCGGGGCCGGCCAGGCGGGCCTGGAGTGCGCCGCGGCGCTGCGGATGGCGAAGTTCGCCGGCACCATCGAGATCGTGGGCCGCGAGCGGCACCTGCCCTACTCGCGCCCGCCCCTGTCGAAGGACTACCTGCTGGGCAAGAGCACCGAGGAGAACCTGCTGCTGCGCCCGCCTGCGTTCTTCGAGAGCAACGGCATCGCGCTCGAGCTCGGCCGCGAGATCGTCTCGATCGACCCCGGGGCGCACGAGGCCGTGCTCGACGACGGCTCGGTGCGGCGATACGGCTCGCTCGTGCTCGCGACCGGCGGCCGCCCGCGGCGGCTCGGCCGAGACGACGTCGACGCCGCCCCGAACGTCCACTACATCCGCACGATCGCCGACATCGACCGGCTGCGTCCCGACATCCGCGGCGACGCGCGCATGGTCGTCATCGGCGGGGGCTACATCGGCCTCGAGACGGCGTCGGTCGCGCGTCGCAGCGGCATGCACGTGACCATCGTGGAGATGGCGCCACGTCTGCTCGCGCGCGTCGCCGGCCCCGAGCTGTCGGACTTCTTCCTGCGGCTGCACCGCGCGGAGGGCGTGGAGGTGCGGCTCGACACGCGCATCGACGACGTCGAGCTCGACGGCGACGGCCGCGTCGTAGCCGTGCACGTCGAGGGCGGCGGGCGCATCGACGCCGACGTGCTCGTCGTCGGCATCGGCCTCGTGCCCGAGACCGAGATCGCCGAGACGGCCGGCCTGCGCGTCGACAACGGCGTCGTCGTCGACGCGCTCTGCCGCACGTCGGCCGCCGACGTCTTCGCGATCGGCGACATCTCCCGCCAGCCCGACCCGCAGTCCGACGGCACGCGACGGCTCGAGTCGGTGCCCAACGCCGCCGAGCAGGCACGCACCGTCGCCGGCGTCATCGTCGGCAGCCCCAGGCCGAACGACGCGATCCCGTGGTTCTGGTCGGACCAGTACGAACACAAGCTGCAGTCGGTCGGCCTGTGGACGCACCATGACCGCGTCGTCGTGCGCGGCGGCGGACCCGGCGACGAGCACATCACGGTGCTCTACCTGCAGGGCGATCGCCTGTGCGCCGCCGACGTCGTCGGCAGCCCCCGCGACTTCGTCGCGGCCAAGCGTCTCGTCGCCGCACGGCAGGCGGTCGACGAGGACCTGCTGCGGGATCCCGCCGTGGCCATCAAAGACGCGATCGTGGAGAGCCCCGAGAGCGCGCAACCGAGGAGAGCATGACGATGACGTCCGCATTCGAACGAGGAAAGCAGCTGCACGCCGAGATGGTCCGCACCCCTCAGACGCCCGACCCGGAGGCGTTCGGCAGCGAGATCCAGGCGCTGAGCTGGGAGAACGTGTTCGGCAACCTGTGGACGCGACCCGGGCTCAGCCGGCGCGACCGCAGCCTCGTCACGCTTGCCGTCCTCGCGACCCTGCGCGCGACCGACGAGTTCGGCCTGCACGTCCAGATCGCCCGGCGCAACGGGCTCTCGGTGCAGGAGCTCGAGGAGGTCGTCTACCACCTCTCCGGCTACGCGGGCTTCCCGGCGGCGGCCACGGCCCGCCGCGTCGCGCGCGAGGCGCTCGCCGAGTTCGACGAGAGCGAGCTCTCGTGACGGCGGCCCGCGGCGCGACCGCGATCGTCACGGGCGGCGCGAGCGGCATCGGCCTGGGCACGGCGCGCGCCCTCGCGCGGCGCGGCGCGAACGTCGTCGTGGCCGACATCGACGGCGCCGCCGTCGACGCCGCCGTCGCCGAGCTCGTGCAGGCCGGCCACCGTGCGATCGGCGTGACGGCCGACGTCTCGGACGAGGGCGCGTTCGAGGCGCTGCGCGACCGCGCGATCGACGCGTACGGCGCCGTCGACGTCGTCATGAACAACGTCGGCGTGCTCACCCGTGGCCTCCCCGAGCACCTGCCCGAGGAGGAGTGGCGGCGCATCCTCGACATCAACCTGTTCTCGGTCGTGCGCAGCAATCTCGTGTTCATCCCCTACTTCCAGGAGCGCGGCCGCGGACACATCGTGAACACGGCCTCGTTCGCGGGCCTGTACACGTATTCGTACGACCGGCTGCCCTACGCGGCGTCGAAGGCCGCGATCGTGCAGATCTCGGAGGGGCTGGCGCTCTACCTGCGACCGCAGGGCATCTCGGTCACCCTCGTGTGCCCCGGACCCGTGCGCACCAACATCGGCGCGTCGCGTCGCGAGTTCGGCCCGCCGACCGTGACGCGCGGGCCCGGACCGGAGTTCGTCGCGCGCGACGCCGACGACGTCGGCGGACAGGTCGCCGACGCGATCGAGGCTGACACGTTCATGGTCTACACCGACGAGCTCGTGGTGCCGCGCCTCGTGGGCCGCGCCTCCGACTGGAACGCCCACCTCGCACGCATGGAGCAGACGATCGCGGAGCAGGCGTCGTGAGCCGTGTCCCCGCCTTCGGGCTGCACATCCAGCGCGGCAGCGCTCCCGGCTTCGAGTACCCGATCGCGCAGGTGCGCGGCGCCCGCGAGTCGGGGCTCGACTCGGTGTGGGTCGCCGACCATCTCAACGGGTACCCGACGTCGGCGCCCGTGTTCGAGCCCTTCACGCTGATGGGATATCTCGCGCGCGAGGCGCCGGGGCTGCGCATCGGCCTGGCGGCGACCGACCCGTACCGCCGTCATCCGGCGCTGCTCGCGCAGGCGTTCTCGACCGTCGCGGCGATGACGGGGGCGCCGCCGATCCTCGTGTTCGGGTCGGGGGAGGCGCAGAACCTCACGACGTTCGGCTGGCGGATCGAGCGACCGCTGCGGCGCGTCACCGAGTCGACCGAGGCCATCCGCGCGCTCTGGGCGTCGAGCCCCGACACCCCCGTCACCTACCGGTCGGAGCGGTTCGACATCGAGGACGCCTTTCTGCAGCTCGCGCCCGACGTGCCGCTGCCCGCGATCCACTACGCCGCGAACGGCCCCCTCATGCGCAAGCGCATCGGCCGCGAGGCCGACGGGTGGGTGCCCATGATGCTCACTCCCGAGCTGCTGGCCGAAGACCTCGCCGACATCCACGCCAATGCCGTCGAGGCGGGGCGCCGCCCGGAGGACATCGAGGTCGTCTACCACACGAGCTTCGCGCTGACCGACGACATCGCCTCGGGCCTGGAGACCGTGAAGGTCGGCTCGCAGCGTACGCTGCTCGCCTATCCGTCGATGGCGCGCCGACTCGGCGCGGAGATCGACGAGACGTACCGCTACCGCGATCTGGTGATCACGAAGGAGACCGAGGCCGACGTCAATCGCGCGGCCGCCGGCATCCCCGACAGCGCGTTCGAGCGCACGGGCGTCTACGGCTCGGCCGACGACTGCATCCGGCAGATCGACGAGTACGTCGCAGCGGGCGTCGACCACTTCGTGTTCCGGCTCGCGACGCCCCTCGACGAGGCCGTCGCGTTCTTCCGCGACCGGCTCGTGCCGCATGTGCGGTCGACGTACGGGGCCTGATCCGCGTCGGCGCTCGCCGTGCGATCACTCCACGGCGCGCGCCGCCAGCCGCGGTGCGAGCAGGCGGACGGCCAGGGCCGCCGCGAGCAGGATCGCGCCGATGACGGCGCCGGCCGCCGAGGCGCTCCAGGCGCTCGCGACGCCCGCCTCGAGAGCGGCGAAGAGCACGCGGCCCCCGAGGAAGCCCATGAGCCAGAACGACGTGACCCGGCCCAGCACCTCGGGTGCGACGCTCGTCTGCACGATCGACAGTGCCCGGTTGGACCCCGCGAGGAAGGCGCCGCCGCACACCAGCGCGCCCAGCAGTGAGAGCCAGAGGCTCGGTGCCGTGGCGAAGAGGATCGTGCCGGCGGCCTGCGCCGCCATGAGCCACACCAGGCGGCGACGGTAGCGCTGCAGCAACGGGATGAGGAAGAACGCGGTGCCGACCGCGCCGATGCCGAACGCCGTCGCGAACCAGCCCACGGCCTCGGTCGTGCCGACGAGGCGCATCGAGATCGCGGGGCTGAGCGTCATGATGACGTCGGTCGATCCGCTGATGACGGTGCCCGAGAGGATGAGCAGCACGACGACGGGGGCCTTGCGCATCGCCGTGAAGGCGTCGCGCACGCGCGGCCGGCCCGGAGGGCGCGGCTGCGGGCCGGGCCGCACGAACTGCAGGGCGGTGGCGTAGAACAGGTACGACACGGCGTTGAACGCGAACGCCAGCGGAACGCCGCCGAGGAGGATCAGCCCGCTCGCGACGACGGGGCCGATCGCGCGCGCCAGGTTGAACTGGGTGGAGTTGAGCGACAGCGCGATCTCGCGCTCCTTCGGCTCCGTGATGAGCGGCACGATCGTCAGCTGCGCGGGGGAGTGGAACGCCTGGCACACGCCGAGCAGCCCGATCGCGAGCAGCACGAGCGGCACCGTGGCGCTGCCTGTGAAGGTGATCACGGCGAGGAAGCCGCTTGCGAGCGTCGCGGCGATCTGGGCGACCGTGAGCACCGCGCGCCGGTCGAACCGGTCGACGACGGCGCCCGCGACGGGCGCGAGCACGAAGGGCGCGAAGAACTGCGAAACGGTGACCATGCCGACCAGGAAGGTCGATGCGGTGAGCTCGTACATGAGCAGGACGGCCGCGATGTTCTGACACCACGTGCCGATGTTCGACAGGCCCGATCCCAGGAAGAAGACGCCGAAGCGGTGGGGGTTGGTGAGGACCTGCCACACGAGCGGCCGGCGCCGCCCGCGCCGCTCACCCATCTTCGAGAAGCTTCAGCAGCTCCGCCTTCCGCAGCTTGCCGGTGCCGGTGCGCGGGAGCGCGTCGACGAAGCGCAGCACCTCGGGGATCTTCTGCTTCGCGGCACCCTGGCCCACGAAGTGGTCGCGCAGATCGTCGAGCGTGAGGCCGTGTCCGTCGTTGAGCACTACGAAGGCGCAGGCGCGTTCGCCGTACCGCTCGTCGGGCACGCCGACGACGCCGACCTCGGCGACCGCCGCGTGCGTCGCGACGATGTCCTCGATCTCGGTGGCCGAGAGGTTCTCCCCGCCGCGGATGATGATGTTCTTCTTGCGGTCGAGGATCGTCAGCCGTCCGTCGACGTAGCGGCCGATGTCGCCGGTGCGATACCAGCCGTCGGCCGTGAACGCCTCCTCACGCGGCACGTTCGTGTAGCCCGCGAACTGCTCGGGGCCGCGGACGACGACCTCGCCGAGGTCGCCGTCGAGCACGTCGCGATCGTCGTCGTCGAGCAGGCGGATGCGATTGTCCCCTGTGAGGTAGCCGTCGGTCGACGCGCGGATCTCGAGGGGGTCGCGCCAGTCGCCGATCGCGACCGTCGGGTGCTCGCTCATGCCGTACGCGCGCACGATGTTGACGCCGTATCGGTCGGCGCGCTCGACGAGCGCGGGGCCGACGGGCGCGCCGCCGGTCATCATCATCGCGAGCGACGACAGGTCGACGCTCGCGTCCCGATCGGCCGTGTCGAACATCGACACGGAGTGGAAGGGCGTCGTGACCATCGCGGTCACGCGCTCCTCGGTGACCAGCCGGCACGCGAGCGCGGCGTTCCAGCCGTCCATCACGATCGTCTTCATGCGGTAGCGGATCGCACGCCACGGGAACATGTACCCGCCGATGTGACCCGCTGCGGACCCCTGCAGGTAGACGTCGCGATCGCTGTCGCCGTGCGCGCGGTAGTCGAAGTCGAGCACCTCGGCGAAGATGCTGCCGACGGTGTGCACGACGCCCTTGGGCATGCCCGTCGACCCCGAGGTGTAGATGATGAGGCACGGCCGGGCGGGGTCGAGCGCGGGCAGGTCGGAGACGCGCTCCGCGGTGCCCTCGAGGTCGTCCCAGTCGACGCGGCCCGGGGCGCCCCCGACGACGACGGTCTCGGGGAGCAGGCCCGCGGGCAGGCTGTCCAGCCCGGCGAGGTAGTCGAACTTTCCCCAGCCCCGCTCGGTGACGAACAGCGCGGGCCGCGCGTCCTGCAGCACGGCGGCGACGTCGCGCGGCCCGAAGACGGGGACGATCGGCGCGAGCGTCGCGCCGAGGATGACGGCCGCGAGCTGCAGCACGGTGGCCTCGGGGCGGTTGGAGAGCTGCGCGGAGATCACGTCGCCCTCGCGGATGCCGCGGGCGCGCAGTCCGGCGGCGACGTGCTCGGCGCGGGACAGCAGCTGCCCGACCGT contains:
- a CDS encoding enoyl-CoA hydratase/isomerase family protein; amino-acid sequence: MTDDDLALLDRRNGVAILSFNRPEKHNATNNALVRRWWELFLTALGDDEVRVVLLRGEGRSFSSGRDTSELGRRDPGDSDFAFVRRAQQRALTRLESPKPIVAALKGYVLGGAFETALTADIRVADSTAVMALPEIRHGIMPDTGGVTLTTKLAGSSRAKYLAMTGDRITAAQALDWGLVDILVEPAELDDRTLALCERIAHGRPEALAMIKQTAETSESGSVRAGFAAELFGQTALFATRPPREE
- a CDS encoding SDR family oxidoreductase — its product is MTGLAAPPPLGATPLPPGSFDGRTVLVTGGGTGIGKAIATEFGRLGAAVAVAGRDPGHRAAGVRAVEEAGGRALGIEVDVREPDAIAAAFDAVEAELGTVSVLVNNAAGNFPALARELSPGGWRAVTSIVLDGTYFCSREFARRLIDREQDGSIVSIAATYAWTGGPGTAASAAAKAGVVNLTQSLAVEWAPWGIQVNAIAPGLFPHSDHVSAMRSARPDGYAAEGGRIPAGRTGEVRELGWAAALLCSPYLRYVTGHTLVVDGGNWLRRGLRMPEFVSVDEQIAQMKAGEG
- a CDS encoding cytochrome P450, producing MSENGDDESAVARIEQDLGKLYALDPGLLADPYPLYRRMREHAPVLRVGPMVSVSRYDDIKNVLRDTETFTSQRAQGSQVEARLATLQGEQIPKYRRILEHDSRQLPLMDDPAHARLRRFVAETFSAKRIAELRETIFDFAYELLDEIDARGDDEFDLIGDYSFYVPFRAICHILNVPREDAPRLRAWGATITQGISSAYANTDEAYDALVSFSEYVQQLIDHARAHPGGTDLISELVNAQDDDGVYLTDTELVAIFVQMLVSGNTNTLIANALVALEEYPEQRQALLEDPTLIRPAIEEFIRYRSSIQAIHRVATTDTEIAGFPVRENETVRLLLASGNHDSDKFENGEVMDIRRKNARQHIGIGFGVHTCLGQWLFRLDAEAALAALFERHPDVRISGEVVNRATFVQWGPERLLVSTR
- a CDS encoding 2Fe-2S iron-sulfur cluster-binding protein — translated: MTYIQPDGASSEVEASRGDSVMSAAIAAGVPGIVADCRGGLTCATCHVFVDEEWLERVGEKEPEEEEMLELTAVPATECSRLSCQIVLVDELDGLVVTVPEEQE
- a CDS encoding NAD(P)/FAD-dependent oxidoreductase, yielding MSERHADVLIVGAGQAGLECAAALRMAKFAGTIEIVGRERHLPYSRPPLSKDYLLGKSTEENLLLRPPAFFESNGIALELGREIVSIDPGAHEAVLDDGSVRRYGSLVLATGGRPRRLGRDDVDAAPNVHYIRTIADIDRLRPDIRGDARMVVIGGGYIGLETASVARRSGMHVTIVEMAPRLLARVAGPELSDFFLRLHRAEGVEVRLDTRIDDVELDGDGRVVAVHVEGGGRIDADVLVVGIGLVPETEIAETAGLRVDNGVVVDALCRTSAADVFAIGDISRQPDPQSDGTRRLESVPNAAEQARTVAGVIVGSPRPNDAIPWFWSDQYEHKLQSVGLWTHHDRVVVRGGGPGDEHITVLYLQGDRLCAADVVGSPRDFVAAKRLVAARQAVDEDLLRDPAVAIKDAIVESPESAQPRRA
- a CDS encoding carboxymuconolactone decarboxylase family protein, which produces MTSAFERGKQLHAEMVRTPQTPDPEAFGSEIQALSWENVFGNLWTRPGLSRRDRSLVTLAVLATLRATDEFGLHVQIARRNGLSVQELEEVVYHLSGYAGFPAAATARRVAREALAEFDESELS
- a CDS encoding SDR family NAD(P)-dependent oxidoreductase, which produces MTAARGATAIVTGGASGIGLGTARALARRGANVVVADIDGAAVDAAVAELVQAGHRAIGVTADVSDEGAFEALRDRAIDAYGAVDVVMNNVGVLTRGLPEHLPEEEWRRILDINLFSVVRSNLVFIPYFQERGRGHIVNTASFAGLYTYSYDRLPYAASKAAIVQISEGLALYLRPQGISVTLVCPGPVRTNIGASRREFGPPTVTRGPGPEFVARDADDVGGQVADAIEADTFMVYTDELVVPRLVGRASDWNAHLARMEQTIAEQAS
- a CDS encoding LLM class flavin-dependent oxidoreductase, with protein sequence MSRVPAFGLHIQRGSAPGFEYPIAQVRGARESGLDSVWVADHLNGYPTSAPVFEPFTLMGYLAREAPGLRIGLAATDPYRRHPALLAQAFSTVAAMTGAPPILVFGSGEAQNLTTFGWRIERPLRRVTESTEAIRALWASSPDTPVTYRSERFDIEDAFLQLAPDVPLPAIHYAANGPLMRKRIGREADGWVPMMLTPELLAEDLADIHANAVEAGRRPEDIEVVYHTSFALTDDIASGLETVKVGSQRTLLAYPSMARRLGAEIDETYRYRDLVITKETEADVNRAAAGIPDSAFERTGVYGSADDCIRQIDEYVAAGVDHFVFRLATPLDEAVAFFRDRLVPHVRSTYGA
- a CDS encoding MFS transporter, which produces MGERRGRRRPLVWQVLTNPHRFGVFFLGSGLSNIGTWCQNIAAVLLMYELTASTFLVGMVTVSQFFAPFVLAPVAGAVVDRFDRRAVLTVAQIAATLASGFLAVITFTGSATVPLVLLAIGLLGVCQAFHSPAQLTIVPLITEPKEREIALSLNSTQFNLARAIGPVVASGLILLGGVPLAFAFNAVSYLFYATALQFVRPGPQPRPPGRPRVRDAFTAMRKAPVVVLLILSGTVISGSTDVIMTLSPAISMRLVGTTEAVGWFATAFGIGAVGTAFFLIPLLQRYRRRLVWLMAAQAAGTILFATAPSLWLSLLGALVCGGAFLAGSNRALSIVQTSVAPEVLGRVTSFWLMGFLGGRVLFAALEAGVASAWSASAAGAVIGAILLAAALAVRLLAPRLAARAVE
- a CDS encoding AMP-binding protein; this encodes MAETNTTIDETSTVPEALAATSLYDLLRTAAGDAGQTVIEYRTPDARTDLTVGQLLSRAEHVAAGLRARGIREGDVISAQLSNRPEATVLQLAAVILGATLAPIVPVFGPRDVAAVLQDARPALFVTERGWGKFDYLAGLDSLPAGLLPETVVVGGAPGRVDWDDLEGTAERVSDLPALDPARPCLIIYTSGSTGMPKGVVHTVGSIFAEVLDFDYRAHGDSDRDVYLQGSAAGHIGGYMFPWRAIRYRMKTIVMDGWNAALACRLVTEERVTAMVTTPFHSVSMFDTADRDASVDLSSLAMMMTGGAPVGPALVERADRYGVNIVRAYGMSEHPTVAIGDWRDPLEIRASTDGYLTGDNRIRLLDDDDRDVLDGDLGEVVVRGPEQFAGYTNVPREEAFTADGWYRTGDIGRYVDGRLTILDRKKNIIIRGGENLSATEIEDIVATHAAVAEVGVVGVPDERYGERACAFVVLNDGHGLTLDDLRDHFVGQGAAKQKIPEVLRFVDALPRTGTGKLRKAELLKLLEDG